In Bradyrhizobium sp. 200, the sequence AGTATATCGAAGGCATGAAGCGGAGCTTTCTCTTTATTGCAACGGTTAGCCTGATCGCGGGCCTTCCAATCGGCTGCTGCGCGCAGGAGCGTGCGACGGCTGATACAACCCGGATGAGCAGGGAGGAATGGCAGGCTCATGTCAAAGCTTCCCGTGAACGGCTAGACCTGATGCGGCGAGAGCGCAAAAGCATTGTAGCGCCGCCGCCTAGCCAGGATGAGATAGCTGAAGCCGCTTCCAGACAGGTCCTCAACGATACTCTTGTTCCCGGCGATATTGTATCGACCACGCGCGGGCTATTTCGATTTCGAGGATCACCCGATGATCGAGAGCGAAAACCCGAGGATTTCGAACGGCTCCGCTGAGGTGTTTGAGCGGTCTCCAATACCCCAAGCCGACGGGCGGCCTGAAACGGGAGTTTAGACGAGCCGCAATGTTAGTTGCCCACGGTTGCGATCCTCATGCCGCTCGACGAAATCTTGAATGGAGGATGGCAAATCTCTCAGCTCTAGATCGCAACGCCGGCGCAGTTCGCGAGCCACGTCCTCGGAAACGTCCTCCGACCACCGCTCCTCAGTGTTGAAGGCGACGACGCAGATCGGATTATTGTATTGGCCCGAAAGGAGATCCTCAATAACGGTCTCCAGGTCTGTGGCTTCGTAGTCGGCTTCGCGCCAGGCGCGGCCTAACTTTCCGAAATCTTCCGCTACAAGATAAACGGTTTGATCGTTGTCATTCGGGATTATCGACGGCGTCCAATAAGATTTACGCATAACAAACTCCACTCAAAAGAACCGGGATTCAAGTGTGACGCGGCATGTTCGTTCCTGTCGTGTGCAGCCAACGGGCGGTCAGTCCCAGCTCCACCGGCCGGCCAGGACCATGAGGGTCCTCGCGTCTGGTGAGGTCAGGCGTGGCGCTATTGAAGCGCGGCAGGGGCGCCATCAGCAACCAGCTACAGATTGCGACGCGGGGATTGCCACTAGTCCGCCGCGACCCGGGTTCTGCCTCTGCCAGCGCAATCACGCGCTTGGTGGCGCTGGAGAATGGGTAGGCGGAAAAACGGCTATTCACCCGACCGCGCGACGCGCTTGTATGGGCACCGACCGAGCTGAGCGGGCCGCAGAACACGATGTGGGTCACCCCGTTTCCGTTTTGAAAGTGCCAATTCTTTCGGCAAGACCACACGTCGTGGAATCGCATAGCCTCCGGCTGGGGTAGTAAAAAACGGGATGGAAACAATGAAGGTCCATGTCCTGGAGCGTGCCCTGACGGCTGCCTGCATCATCGCTGCCATTACTGTTGTCTGGTGGGGGTTCAAGATTCTAGCTGCGTAGCCCTGGCGAAGCGCGGGTTTGTGAACCGATTCACAAAAGGGTGGCAGAAAAGACTCACCGGCTGCAACGAACACGGAAAAACCAAAATCTTATTGACGCCGATTCAGCGCTGACTCATGTTAGCGAATCAATTGCACCTAACGAGTCTTGTTTCCGCGTAAGCCTTCCTTAAATTTGGGGTGAAGCGGCAATGTATTACGGCTTCTATCTTTTCGCGCTCGCAATTCTCGTCATGATCGGCCAGTTGGCGTTTGCGCTGTATCAGGCGGCCAGCTTCGTGGCGTCGTGAGCCAACTGCGTCATTGGTCTCTCTTGAGCTTCCGCTTCCCCAATGGGTATTTCGCCACCAGATAATCGCGGCGCTAACCTTTACCGGTTAGGTTAAATCAATCGAGGCATTGATCCACTTTTGCGTCGCGTTATGACGAGGGATGATTATTGGCGAGAGCAATTACGCTTTAGACGATGACGGAAACCGTATCCTGATTGGATTGACGGTCGAAGAGACGCGGGAGTTTCTAGAACTCACCGATTTGCTCGCCAGCATCAGTCCTGGGCAACCGCTCTCGTCCATCGACTGGACGTCGCCCCAGGAAATGCGTTGGTTAGCACTCATGCAAAAGCATACTCTAGGGCTCGAAAAACATCTAAGCGCCGGTGGGATTAAGCACTGATGACACGACGCGGCACCGCAGTGCAGTCCGCCTCAGTGCATATCACCTTTTTGCGGCTGCTCTGTCATCTCCTCGCGCTCAGGGGCTAGGTTAAGAACGCCTGCCGCAAGCTCGGCTTGGGCTACCCTTTTCGCGCAGCAAGATCACTTCCGACATTTTTTGGAAGAGCCGGTCTCGACGAGGAGCGGGGCGCTGGTTATTTCTTGGCCGGGACATGCGCTAGTAATGCCGCTAGCCCCGAAATGTTGCAGCGAGGCCTCGCCAGACCATGCCTCGGCGGCTATCTCCTCTGCAAAGATTTTAAGGTGATCCTTGTTGCCGACTGCTTGTTCGTGTTGACATACACCCAGACTGTCATTCGTCCCCTCTCGAGCTTCCGTTTTCCCCAATGGGCCTTTTTAAGATCGGGATTGAACACCCTGATGTGACTGTTCAGCGCCTTCATGACTGCCTGCGATCGGCAGAGGCATGCGAAATTCCGATAGGGTAATTAAAACGCCCTTCAACGATAGAGATTACGCTCGTCATGCCCAGATCCTATTCTGTGGCCAGAGCGGCCTCAGTGCTGACCGACCTCGGCACTGGGGCCGTTCAATTCGGTGACGGGGATTGCCCAAATGGAGCTGCGCAAATCACGGCGGGTAGTGTTCGAGCGAGGGTACGACGCTCATATGATGGCTATCGATGGCACCTGGCGCCGGGCTTGCAAGATCGAGGATATCTCGGATACCGGAGCGAAACTCAGCGTAGAGGGTTCGATCGACGGTCTGCCGTTGAAGGAATTTTTTCTAGTTTTATCGTCTACCGGTTTGGCATTTCGACGCTGTGAGCTTTCCTGGGTGAACGGGGACAATCTCGGCGTCTTTTTCAAAAGAGCGGGGGAAAAGAAAAGCCGAACAACTGCTTGGCCTTCCGAACGCGAAGAGCTTCACTGGCGCCGTCAATCTGTTGCGCCACACCTGCCGTCATAAATCCGTAATTTTACGGCAACGAACCTTTCCCTGGTTCCAGCACTTGGATATCGTGGAAAAGTTCGGGGCAAATCGTAGGCGTGCGTGATGACGGGTCACACTCAATTGGCAGTAACACCACGCGACCGCTTTCTTGAGGCGGCCGAAAAAGAACTCATCGCCTTCGAACGTCGGGAACGGGAATTCCTAAAAAAGGATCGCGAGGAGCGAGCTGCAAAGCTGCAGCTTCCACTCGATAAGATCGTGGCTCATAACTAGTCCCGCCAACGACCAACCAACGCCACGGTCGCGCCTCAAAACGGTCGGGGTTGAAGTAGTGCATTAACTATTCGTTAACGCTTCAAGTCCACCCTGCTTCGGACAGTCCAACGATTGAGGCGCAACATGCGTAGCAATTGGATACTGACGCGGACCGAGACAATGCTTTTCATCGCGGGCATAACGTTTATAGCCGGCGGGGCAGTGTGGGCGGCAGGTATTGGCTGAGATGCCGGATAAACGCACCATATCCCCGCTCCCCCCATAGATTGTGAAGTAGCTCATAACAGTTTGCGCCCTTTCTCACCCAAATGGGGATGTGGAGAGAGTTCGAGCCGTGAACGAGCAACCGGTGAATCGCATCCCCCGATGGCTGACGATTGATCTGGTGGTGATCTTCATATCACTTATGATCATCATGATCGGGCTCGGGATCGGGATTGCTCCCTGACCCCGCGGCCGGAATGCCGGCATTATGACAGCAGCGTCAACCGGACTGCGAAATGGTGAGCGCGGAGGGACTCGAACCCTCGACCCCATGATTAAAAGTCACGTGCTCTACCGCCTGAGCTACGCGCTCACTCGCCGCGCTGTGTAGGGGGCGGACCCCTGCGGGTCAATAGTGCCGGCGCGACAAAAGCGGCACTCGCCCAACTCGAATTTCCTTTGTGTCCGTGACGCTTAGCAAAGCTTGTTGAAGCAGACGGGGCCTCTTGATCCACCGTCAGTTCGCCTCGCGGCGAATTTCTGACGCGACCGGCTGGGACTGGCTGCCGACGGTCGGCAGGCTGACCGGCCGCAGCCCGATCAGTTCCGCTGTCCGCACCGCGCTGTTGCGCCAGAAGGCGAAGGAATTGATACGGGAGTTTTCCAGCAGCG encodes:
- a CDS encoding PilZ domain-containing protein, whose translation is MELRKSRRVVFERGYDAHMMAIDGTWRRACKIEDISDTGAKLSVEGSIDGLPLKEFFLVLSSTGLAFRRCELSWVNGDNLGVFFKRAGEKKSRTTAWPSEREELHWRRQSVAPHLPS